A window of the Gossypium arboreum isolate Shixiya-1 chromosome 2, ASM2569848v2, whole genome shotgun sequence genome harbors these coding sequences:
- the LOC108482237 gene encoding polyprenol reductase 2 isoform X2 — protein MNLLGVLMEALVSQSINTIKTTLIWLLRTTWIVGTLPILIASLPSPCLNSFHALLLSFAKRGKIMPSSSHRFTVPQSFFLHFYLLAVIWTTTLLMGTWYFAYKVTPLSTESLSYLAAANHLTGGSLVFSLHKSRFSSVDDRFNVWKAVFLLLLMEIHVLRRLYETFQVFNYSPSARMHIFGYLTGIYFYTAAPLSLCTFCVLEAFNFAADQVAEFKVEGQEMVSITDFDLWGYMKPLTRLGWCQWAGAVIFAWGWFHQLRCHAILGSLRERGDRTDGYVIPHGDWFEVVSSPHYLSEMILYAGLLVASGGTDFTIWLLLGFVVANLVFAAAETHRWYLRKFENYPRNRRAILPFIY, from the exons ATGAACTTACTTGGTGTTTTAATGGAAGCTTTAGTTTCTCAATCAATAAACACCATTAAAACAACCCTTATTTGGCTTCTAAGAACAACATGGATAGTTGGAACCCTTCCCATCCTCATAGCTTCACTCCCTTCTCCATGTCTTAATTCATTTCACGCCCTTTTACTAAGCTTTGCTAAAAGGGGTAAGATTATGCCATCTTCATCACAC AGGTTCACAGTTCCCCAAAGTTTCTTTCTTCACTTTTATTTGCTGGCTGTGATTTGGACAACCACCTTGTTAATGGGTACTTGGTATTTTGCTTACAAAGTTACACCTTTGAGTACTGAGTCATTGAGTTACCTTGCAGCTGCTAATCATTTAACAGGAGGATCACTTGTTTTTTCATTACACAAGTCTCGGTTTAGTTCTGTTGATGAcaggttcaatgtttggaaagcTGTGTTCTTGTTGTTGTTGATGGAAATCCATGTCTTGAGGCGACTTTATGAGacctttcaagttttcaattatAGCCCTTCAGCTCGGATGCATATTTTTGGATACTTGACTGGTATTTA TTTCTATACGGCAGCACCATTGTCGCTCTGTACGTTTTGTGTACTCGAGGCTTTTAACTTTGCAGCTGATCAAGTGGCTGAATTTAAAGTTGAGGGCCAAGAAATGGTGTCAATTACAGATTTTGATTTGTGGGGATATATGAAGCCGTTGACAAGGCTCGGTTGGTGCCAATGGGCCGGTGCTGTTATATTTGCTTGGGGATGGTTCCATCAACTTCGTTGTCATGCAATTCTC GGGTCACTTAGAGAACGCGGAGACCGAACCGACGGATACGTGATTCCACATGGAGATTGGTTCGAAGTTGTCTCGAGTCCACACTATTTATCCGAGATG ATATTATATGCCGGTTTATTGGTTGCGAGCGGAGGGACCGACTTTACAATATGGCTACTTCTCGGATTTGTG GTGGCTAATCTTGTATTTGCGGCGGCAGAAACTCACCGATGGTACCTCCGGAAGTTCGAGAATTATCCTCGTAATCGGCGGGCCATTCTTCCATTCATTTATTAG
- the LOC108482288 gene encoding V-type proton ATPase 16 kDa proteolipid subunit — translation MSSTFSGDETAPFFGFLGAAAALVFSCMGAAYGTAKSGVGVASMGVMRPELVMKSIVPVVMAGVLGIYGLIIAVIISTGINPKAKSYYLFDGYAHLSSGLACGLAGLSAGMAIGIVGDAGVRANAQQPKLFVGMILILIFAEALALYGLIVGIILSSRAGQSRAE, via the exons ATGTCGTCCACATTCAGCGGCGATGAAACTGCTCCTTTTTTTGGCTTCCTTGGTGCCGCTGCTGCCCTCGTTTTCTCCT GTATGGGAGCTGCGTATGGGACGGCTAAGAGCGGTGTTGGTGTGGCGTCGATGGGAGTGATGAGGCCGGAGCTGGTGATGAAATCGATCGTTCCCGTTGTTATGGCTGGCGTTTTGGGTATTTATGGTTTGATTATTGCGGTTATTATCAGTACTGGGATTAACCCAAAGGCTAAATCTTATTACCTTTTCGATGGCTATGCTCATCTTTCCTCTGGCCTTGCTTGTGGTCTTGCTGGTCTCTCCGCCGGCATGGCTATTGGGATCGTCGGCGATGCTGGCGTTAG AGCCAATGCCCAACAGCCAAAGCTTTTTGTTGGAATGATTCTTATCCTCATTTTTGCTGAGGCTTTGGCTCTGTACGGGCTCATCGTCGGTATCATCCTCTCTTCTCGTGCCGGTCAATCCCGAGCTGAATAG
- the LOC108479737 gene encoding probable LRR receptor-like serine/threonine-protein kinase At4g36180 gives MAKSLIFWIFLVLWSPLLMLQAQHQAEIQALMSFKLNLHDPFGALNGWDPSTPSAPCDWRGVACTKNRVTELRLPHLQLGGRLSNRLSDLKFLTKLSLRSNSFNGTIPSTLSQCRFLRAVFLQYNSLSGGFPSEISNLTDLTTLNLAQNQFSGEISCDLPRNIKYLDLSSNLFSGSIPKSIGNLSQLQLINLSYNQFSGEIPASFGELQQLQYLWLDYNLLEGTLPSALANCFSLVHFSAEANKLRGVIPAAIGNLPYLQVVSVSRNNLTGTVPVSLFCNVTVRPPSIRIVQLGFNLFNNVVGLEQCHSVLQVLDLSRNQIGGGFPIWLMEITTLTMLDVSGNSFSGEVPVQIGNLSKLQQLKMANNSFYGMVPIEIKQCSSLHVLDLEGNRFSGEIPGFLSDMTGLKVLSLGGNLFSGSIPSSVQNLTQLETLNLGHNNLNGTFLEEIMGLSNLSTLDLSGNKFSGEIPASIGNLSQVVVLNLSNNGFSGKIPASLGALLKLTTLDLSKQNLSGELPFELSGLPNLQVIALQENMLSGDVPEGLSSLMSLRYVNLSSNLFSGHIPETFSFLHSLAVLSLSNNRITGMIPPELGNCTELEVLELGSNSLTGHIPADLSGLLRLNVLDLGGNNLTGEIPEEISKCSSLTSLLLDGNRLSGSIPDSLSELSNLTMLDLSYNSLSGNIPANLSLIPALVYFNVSSNDLTGEIPVSLSSRFNNPSTFAGNQALCGKPLHRKCEDVAEKNRRKRLILLIVAVSCAASLVSLCCCFYVFSLLRWRKKLKEAAGEKKPSPARASSGASGGRSSTDSVGLKLVMFNNKITLAETIEATRQFAEENVLSRSRYGLVFKACYNDGMVLSIRRLPDGSLDENMFRKEAEFLGKVKHRNLTVLRGYYAGPPDLRLLVYDYMPNGNLATLLQEASHQDGHVLNWPMRHLIALGIARGLAFLHASNMVHGDTKPQNVLFDADFEAHLSDFGLDRLTTPAAPEASTSAPVGTLGYVSPEAVLTGETTKESDVYSFGIVLLELLTGKRPVTFSEDEDIVKWVKKQLQRGQIVELLEPGLLELDPESSEWEEFLLGIKVGLLCTAPDPLDRPTMADIVFMLEGCRVGADIPSSADPTSQHSPA, from the coding sequence ATGGCTAAAAGTTTGATTTTTTGGATTTTCTTGGTTCTATGGTCGCCATTGTTAATGTTACAAGCTCAACACCAAGCTGAGATTCAAGCATTAATGTCTTTCAAGCTTAATCTTCATGACCCATTTGGAGCTTTAAATGGATGGGATCCATCAACACCATCAGCTCCATGTGACTGGCGTGGTGTTGCATGTACTAAAAACCGAGTTACCGAGCTCCGTTTACCTCACCTGCAACTTGGTGGTCGACTCAGTAACCGTCTCTCCGACCTTAAATTCCTCACCAAGCTCAGTCTCCGTTCCAACTCGTTCAACGGTACCATACCGTCCACCCTCTCTCAATGCAGGTTCCTACGCGCAGTTTTCTTGCAGTACAACTCACTCTCCGGGGGGTTCCCGTCGGAGATAAGTAACCTCACCGATTTGACTACCTTAAACTTAGCTCAAAACCAATTTTCCGGCGAAATCTCATGtgatcttccacggaatattaaGTATCTTGATCTTTCTTCGAACTTGTTTTCCGGTTCTATTCCTAAAAGCATTGGTAATTTATCTCAGCTTCAACTTATTAATCTGTCGTATAATCAGTTTTCCGGCGAGATTCCGGCGAGTTTTGGTGAGCTTCAACAACTTCAATATCTATGGCTTGATTATAATTTATTAGAAGGAACTTTGCCTTCAGCATTAGCCAATTGTTTTTCACTTGTTCATTTTAGTGCTGAAGCTAATAAGCTTAGGGGGGTTATACCAGCTGCCATTGGTAACTTACCTTATCTTCAAGTTGTTTCAGTTTCTCGGAATAATCTCACCGGAACGGTGCCGGTTTCTTTGTTCTGTAATGTAACCGTTCGGCCACCTTCGATTCGGATTGTTCAATTGGGGTTTAATTTGTTCAACAATGTTGTTGGCCTTGAACAATGTCACAGTGTTTTACAGGTTTTGGATCTTTCAAGGAACCAGATTGGTGGAGGTTTTCCGATATGGTTAATGGAAATAACGACGTTAACGATGTTGGATGTTTCCGGGAATTCGTTTTCCGGTGAAGTTCCGGTTCAAATCGGGAATTTGTCCAAGTTGCAACAGCTGAAAATGGCTAATAATTCATTCTATGGGATGGTTCCTATTGAGATCAAGCAATGTAGTTCATTACATGTTCTTGATCTCGAAGGAAACCGATTCTCCGGCGAAATCCCGGGCTTTTTGAGCGATATGACCGGTTTGAAGGTTCTATCTCTGGGGGGAAATCTGTTTTCGGGTTCCATTCCGAGTAGTGTTCAGAACCTTACCCAGCTAGAAACCCTGAATTTGGGACATAATAACTTGAATGGAACCTTCCTGGAGGAAATAATGGGGTTGAGCAATTTGAGTACATTGGACTTGAGTGGTAACAAGTTTTCCGGTGAGATTCCCGCGAGTATTGGGAACTTGAGTCAGGTTGTTGTATTGAATCTAAGCAATAACGGGTTTTCAGGGAAGATACCGGCGAGTTTAGGTGCATTGCTCAAGCTAACTACACTCGATTTAAGCAAGCAGAATCTTTCGGGTGAACTGCCATTCGAGCTTTCGGGTTTACCTAATCTACAAGTCATTGCATTACAAGAGAATATGTTATCTGGCGACGTTCCCGAAGGGCTTAGTAGTTTGATGAGTTTGCGATACGTGAATCTAAGTTCAAATTTATTTTCCGGCCATATCCCGGAAACTTTCAGCTTTCTGCATTCATTAGCTGTGCTTTCATTGTCTAATAATCGCATAACCGGGATGATCCCTCCCGAGCTTGGGAACTGCACTGAGCTTGAAGTTCTTGAGCTTGGATCGAATTCTTTGACAGGTCACATTCCTGCCGATCTGTCTGGCCTTTTGAGGCTTAATGTGCTCGATTTGGGTGGTAACAACTTAACTGGAGAAATCCCGGAGGAAATCTCCAAGTGCTCATCGTTGACCAGTTTGTTACTCGATGGTAATAGGCTTTCTGGGAGCATACCGGATTCATTATCTGAGTTATCAAATCTTACAATGCTGGATCTTTCTTATAATAGCTTGAGTGGAAACATTCCGGCTAATCTCAGTCTTATACCCGCGTTGGTCTACTTCAATGTCTCGAGTAATGACCTAACCGGGGAAATTCCGGTTAGTCTCAGTTCTAGATTTAACAATCCATCGACGTTTGCAGGTAATCAAGCGTTATGCGGAAAGCCATTGCATCGGAAATGCGAGGATGTAGCCGAGAAGAACAGAAGGAAAAGATTGATTCTTTTGATTGTAGCGGTATCTTGCGCTGCAAGTCTTGTGTCATTGTGTTGTTGCTTTTACGTTTTTAGTCTTTTGAGATGGCGGAAGAAGCTCAAGGAAGCTGCCGGGGAGAAGAAACCAAGTCCAGCTAGGGCTAGTTCCGGAGCAAGCGGTGGTCGGAGCAGCACCGACAGTGTAGGGCTGAAGCTTGTTATGTTCAATAACAAGATCACACTCGCTGAAACAATCGAAGCAACAAGGCAATTTGCTGAGGAGAATGTACTTAGTAGAAGCCGATATGGGTTAGTCTTCAAAGCTTGTTACAACGACGGAATGGTACTCTCTATTCGCCGCTTACCAGACGGATCACTCGACGAAAACATGTTCCGTAAAGAAGCAGAATTTTTAGGAAAAGTCAAACACCGAAACTTAACCGTCCTCCGCGGTTACTATGCAGGACCACCCGATTTAAGACTCCTTGTATACGACTACATGCCAAACGGCAACCTCGCAACACTCCTCCAAGAAGCATCACACCAAGACGGTCACGTCCTTAACTGGCCAATGCGTCACCTAATCGCTCTCGGCATTGCACGCGGTCTAGCTTTCTTACACGCTTCCAACATGGTTCATGGAGACACCAAGCCTCAAAACGTGTTGTTCGATGCCGATTTCGAAGCTCACTTATCCGATTTCGGCCTTGATAGGCTCACAACACCCGCAGCACCCGAAGCTTCCACTTCCGCACCTGTCGGAACGTTGGGTTACGTATCCCCTGAAGCTGTTCTAACCGGCGAAACCACCAAAGAATCAGACGTATACAGCTTCGGCATCGTGTTGCTCGAACTACTCACTGGAAAAAGACCGGTGACGTTCTCCGAAGACGAAGATATCGTAAAATGGGTGAAAAAACAACTTCAAAGGGGTCAAATTGTTGAACTTTTAGAACCAGGGTTACTTGAACTTGACCCTGAATCATCAGAATGGGAAGAGTTTCTATTAGGGATTAAAGTCGGGTTACTTTGTACGGCACCAGATCCTCTTGATCGACCAACAATGGCGGATATCGTGTTCATGCTTGAAGGTTGTCGTGTAGGAGCTGATATTCCTTCATCAGCTGATCCCACTTCTCAACATTCACCGGCATAA
- the LOC108482237 gene encoding polyprenol reductase 2 isoform X1, whose amino-acid sequence MNLLGVLMEALVSQSINTIKTTLIWLLRTTWIVGTLPILIASLPSPCLNSFHALLLSFAKRGKIMPSSSHRFTVPQSFFLHFYLLAVIWTTTLLMGTWYFAYKVTPLSTESLSYLAAANHLTGGSLVFSLHKSRFSSVDDRFNVWKAVFLLLLMEIHVLRRLYETFQVFNYSPSARMHIFGYLTGIYFYTAAPLSLCTFCVLEAFNFAADQVAEFKVEGQEMVSITDFDLWGYMKPLTRLGWCQWAGAVIFAWGWFHQLRCHAILVRFSACLNLSLAGSLRERGDRTDGYVIPHGDWFEVVSSPHYLSEMILYAGLLVASGGTDFTIWLLLGFVVANLVFAAAETHRWYLRKFENYPRNRRAILPFIY is encoded by the exons ATGAACTTACTTGGTGTTTTAATGGAAGCTTTAGTTTCTCAATCAATAAACACCATTAAAACAACCCTTATTTGGCTTCTAAGAACAACATGGATAGTTGGAACCCTTCCCATCCTCATAGCTTCACTCCCTTCTCCATGTCTTAATTCATTTCACGCCCTTTTACTAAGCTTTGCTAAAAGGGGTAAGATTATGCCATCTTCATCACAC AGGTTCACAGTTCCCCAAAGTTTCTTTCTTCACTTTTATTTGCTGGCTGTGATTTGGACAACCACCTTGTTAATGGGTACTTGGTATTTTGCTTACAAAGTTACACCTTTGAGTACTGAGTCATTGAGTTACCTTGCAGCTGCTAATCATTTAACAGGAGGATCACTTGTTTTTTCATTACACAAGTCTCGGTTTAGTTCTGTTGATGAcaggttcaatgtttggaaagcTGTGTTCTTGTTGTTGTTGATGGAAATCCATGTCTTGAGGCGACTTTATGAGacctttcaagttttcaattatAGCCCTTCAGCTCGGATGCATATTTTTGGATACTTGACTGGTATTTA TTTCTATACGGCAGCACCATTGTCGCTCTGTACGTTTTGTGTACTCGAGGCTTTTAACTTTGCAGCTGATCAAGTGGCTGAATTTAAAGTTGAGGGCCAAGAAATGGTGTCAATTACAGATTTTGATTTGTGGGGATATATGAAGCCGTTGACAAGGCTCGGTTGGTGCCAATGGGCCGGTGCTGTTATATTTGCTTGGGGATGGTTCCATCAACTTCGTTGTCATGCAATTCTCGTACGTTTTTCCGCCTGTTTAAATCTATCGCTAGCT GGGTCACTTAGAGAACGCGGAGACCGAACCGACGGATACGTGATTCCACATGGAGATTGGTTCGAAGTTGTCTCGAGTCCACACTATTTATCCGAGATG ATATTATATGCCGGTTTATTGGTTGCGAGCGGAGGGACCGACTTTACAATATGGCTACTTCTCGGATTTGTG GTGGCTAATCTTGTATTTGCGGCGGCAGAAACTCACCGATGGTACCTCCGGAAGTTCGAGAATTATCCTCGTAATCGGCGGGCCATTCTTCCATTCATTTATTAG
- the LOC108466120 gene encoding B-box zinc finger protein 19-like isoform X2, producing MRILCDACESAPAIVFCAADEAALCHSCDEKVHMCNKLASRHVRVGLANPSAVPRCDICENAPGMHTAFFYCEIDGSSLCLQCDMIVHVGGKKTHGRYLLLRQRVEFPGDTSVEPSENGRGQNQLTIGENQQNHKVSPFKTDSTKMIDLNMKPPHRIHGQASNNQEQ from the exons ATGCGAATCCTTTGTGACGCTTGTGAAAGTGCTCCTGCTATTGTCTTCTGTGCTGCTGATGAAGCTGCTCTCTGCCATTCTTGTGATGAAAAG GTCCATATGTGCAATAAGCTTGCTAGCCGTCATGTCCGTGTTGGACTAGCAAATCCAAGCGCTGTTCCTCGTTGTGACATATGTGAAAATGCACCCGGTATGCATACAG CTTTCTTTTATTGCGAGATAGATGGGAGTTCCCTTTGTTTACAATGTGATATGATTGTACATGTTGGTGGTAAAAAAACACATGGAAGATACCTTCTTTTAAGGCAAAGAGTCGAG TTTCCGGGTGATACGTCGGTTGAACCGAGTGAAAACGGGAGAGGCCAAAATCAACTAACAATAGGAGAGAACCAACAAAATCATAAGGTCTCTCCTTTTAAAACAGATAGTACTAAAATGATAGATTTGAATATGAAGCCTCCTCATCGTATTCACGGACAAGCCTCGAATAATCAG GAACAATAA
- the LOC108466120 gene encoding B-box zinc finger protein 19-like isoform X3 — MRILCDACESAPAIVFCAADEAALCHSCDEKVHMCNKLASRHVRVGLANPSAVPRCDICENAPAFFYCEIDGSSLCLQCDMIVHVGGKKTHGRYLLLRQRVEFPGDTSVEPSENGRGQNQLTIGENQQNHKVSPFKTDSTKMIDLNMKPPHRIHGQASNNQEQ, encoded by the exons ATGCGAATCCTTTGTGACGCTTGTGAAAGTGCTCCTGCTATTGTCTTCTGTGCTGCTGATGAAGCTGCTCTCTGCCATTCTTGTGATGAAAAG GTCCATATGTGCAATAAGCTTGCTAGCCGTCATGTCCGTGTTGGACTAGCAAATCCAAGCGCTGTTCCTCGTTGTGACATATGTGAAAATGCACCCG CTTTCTTTTATTGCGAGATAGATGGGAGTTCCCTTTGTTTACAATGTGATATGATTGTACATGTTGGTGGTAAAAAAACACATGGAAGATACCTTCTTTTAAGGCAAAGAGTCGAG TTTCCGGGTGATACGTCGGTTGAACCGAGTGAAAACGGGAGAGGCCAAAATCAACTAACAATAGGAGAGAACCAACAAAATCATAAGGTCTCTCCTTTTAAAACAGATAGTACTAAAATGATAGATTTGAATATGAAGCCTCCTCATCGTATTCACGGACAAGCCTCGAATAATCAG GAACAATAA
- the LOC108466120 gene encoding B-box zinc finger protein 19-like isoform X1 gives MRILCDACESAPAIVFCAADEAALCHSCDEKVHMCNKLASRHVRVGLANPSAVPRCDICENAPEKCFCVAFFYCEIDGSSLCLQCDMIVHVGGKKTHGRYLLLRQRVEFPGDTSVEPSENGRGQNQLTIGENQQNHKVSPFKTDSTKMIDLNMKPPHRIHGQASNNQEQ, from the exons ATGCGAATCCTTTGTGACGCTTGTGAAAGTGCTCCTGCTATTGTCTTCTGTGCTGCTGATGAAGCTGCTCTCTGCCATTCTTGTGATGAAAAG GTCCATATGTGCAATAAGCTTGCTAGCCGTCATGTCCGTGTTGGACTAGCAAATCCAAGCGCTGTTCCTCGTTGTGACATATGTGAAAATGCACCCG AAAAATGTTTTTGTGTAGCTTTCTTTTATTGCGAGATAGATGGGAGTTCCCTTTGTTTACAATGTGATATGATTGTACATGTTGGTGGTAAAAAAACACATGGAAGATACCTTCTTTTAAGGCAAAGAGTCGAG TTTCCGGGTGATACGTCGGTTGAACCGAGTGAAAACGGGAGAGGCCAAAATCAACTAACAATAGGAGAGAACCAACAAAATCATAAGGTCTCTCCTTTTAAAACAGATAGTACTAAAATGATAGATTTGAATATGAAGCCTCCTCATCGTATTCACGGACAAGCCTCGAATAATCAG GAACAATAA
- the LOC108466120 gene encoding B-box zinc finger protein 19-like isoform X4: MRILCDACESAPAIVFCAADEAALCHSCDEKVHMCNKLASRHVRVGLANPSAVPRCDICENAPEKCFCVAFFYCEIDGSSLCLQCDMIVHVGGKKTHGRYLLLRQRVEVLVLCSFRVIRRLNRVKTGEAKIN, translated from the exons ATGCGAATCCTTTGTGACGCTTGTGAAAGTGCTCCTGCTATTGTCTTCTGTGCTGCTGATGAAGCTGCTCTCTGCCATTCTTGTGATGAAAAG GTCCATATGTGCAATAAGCTTGCTAGCCGTCATGTCCGTGTTGGACTAGCAAATCCAAGCGCTGTTCCTCGTTGTGACATATGTGAAAATGCACCCG AAAAATGTTTTTGTGTAGCTTTCTTTTATTGCGAGATAGATGGGAGTTCCCTTTGTTTACAATGTGATATGATTGTACATGTTGGTGGTAAAAAAACACATGGAAGATACCTTCTTTTAAGGCAAAGAGTCGAG GTTTTGGTTTTATGTAGTTTCCGGGTGATACGTCGGTTGAACCGAGTGAAAACGGGAGAGGCCAAAATCAACTAA
- the LOC108483805 gene encoding glyoxylase I 4-like, which translates to MMEIEEVNNYESLPLLSLNHVSLLCRSVWDSMRFYEEVLGFVPIKRPSSFKFNGAWLYNYGIGIHLIENPLIDDFDTIIEPRPINPKDNHISFQCRDVEIVKGRLEDMGMKYVTAVVEDEGNTVDQVFFHDPDGYMIELCNCENIPILPLSACLFKPRMSSFSRAVFGPAKCGLVENAMMESLSMDMLDISF; encoded by the exons ATGATGGAGATCGAGGAAGTGAACAACTACGAATCATTGCCGCTTCTCTCGTTGAACCACGTCTCATTATTGTGTCGATCGGTCTGGGATTCAATGCGATTCTACGAGGAAGTATTAGGTTTCGTTCCGATCAAACGCCCCTCTTCTTTCAAGTTCAATGGTGCTTG GTTGTACAATTACGGTATCGGTATACACTTAATCGAGAATCCATTGATAGACGATTTCGATACTATCATCGAGCCGAGGCCGATTAATCCCAAAGACAATCACATATCTTTTCAATGTAGAGATGTTGAGATTGTGAAAGGGAGACTTGAAGATATGGGGATGAAATATGTAACGGCAGTAGTTGAAGATGAAGGTAACACAGTTGATCAAGTGTTCTTTCATGACCCCGACGGGTACATGATCGAACTTTGTAACTGTGAGAACATTCCGATACTTCCGTTGTCGGCTTGCTTGTTCAAACCGAGGATGAGTAGTTTCAGCAGGGCGGTTTTCGGGCCAGCAAAATGCGGGCTTGTAGAAAATGCGATGATGGAGAGCTTGAGCATGGATATGTTGGACATTTCATTTTGA
- the LOC108466120 gene encoding B-box zinc finger protein 19-like isoform X5, with the protein MRILCDACESAPAIVFCAADEAALCHSCDEKVHMCNKLASRHVRVGLANPSAVPRCDICENAPAFFYCEIDGSSLCLQCDMIVHVGGKKTHGRYLLLRQRVEVLVLCSFRVIRRLNRVKTGEAKIN; encoded by the exons ATGCGAATCCTTTGTGACGCTTGTGAAAGTGCTCCTGCTATTGTCTTCTGTGCTGCTGATGAAGCTGCTCTCTGCCATTCTTGTGATGAAAAG GTCCATATGTGCAATAAGCTTGCTAGCCGTCATGTCCGTGTTGGACTAGCAAATCCAAGCGCTGTTCCTCGTTGTGACATATGTGAAAATGCACCCG CTTTCTTTTATTGCGAGATAGATGGGAGTTCCCTTTGTTTACAATGTGATATGATTGTACATGTTGGTGGTAAAAAAACACATGGAAGATACCTTCTTTTAAGGCAAAGAGTCGAG GTTTTGGTTTTATGTAGTTTCCGGGTGATACGTCGGTTGAACCGAGTGAAAACGGGAGAGGCCAAAATCAACTAA
- the LOC108482261 gene encoding NAC domain-containing protein 37-like, with product MESCVPPGFRFHPTDEELVGYYLRKKIASKKIDLDVIRDIDLYRIEPWDLQERCRIGYEEQNEWYFFSHKDKKYPTGTRTNRATVAGFWKATGRDKAVYDKSRLIGMRKTLVFYKGRAPTGQKTDWIIHEYRLESDENGPPREEGWVVCRAFKKRTSSQSKTIQGWDTTIFQDEPSGITSSAIFDPLADISRQTQNFKQEIIVANNLNFIDHYDQFLQLPQLESPSMPLIKKLPNTKEVTDWRDLDKFVASQLSQEIRYGGGDEGGSSFGADTNGEISDMAVLLLQCSNNGGDEEGNKLNELLSSDIGICLFDK from the exons ATGGAGTCATGTGTCCCACCCGGGTTCCGGTTCCACCCGACTGACGAAGAGCTTGTCGGCTACTATCTGAGGAAGAAAATTGCATCGAAGAAGATCGATCTCGATGTTATAAGAGACATCGATCTGTATAGGATCGAACCATGGGACCTTCAAG AGAGGTGTCGGATCGGGTACGAGGAGCAAAACGAGTGGTATTTTTTCAGCCACAAGGACAAGAAGTATCCGACTGGAACGAGGACTAATAGAGCGACTGTTGCCGGTTTCTGGAAAGCAACGGGACGAGACAAGGCAGTTTACGATAAATCGAGGTTGATCGGGATGAGGAAGACCTTGGTCTTCTACAAAGGAAGGGCTCCGACCGGGCAAAAAACAGATTGGATCATACATGAATATAGGCTCGAATCCGATGAGAATGGCCCTCCCcgg GAGGAAGGATGGGTGGTTTGTCGAGCATTTAAGAAGAGAACTAGTAGCCAAAGCAAGACCATCCAAGGGTGGGACACGACCATTTTCCAGGATGAACCAAGTGGGATTACCAGTTCCGCCATTTTTGATCCACTAGCTGACATTTCAAGACAAACCCAGAATTTTAAACAAGAGATAATAGTGGCAAACAATTTGAATTTTATCGATCACTATGATCAGTTCCTACAGCTTCCTCAACTAGAGAGCCCTTCAATGCCATTAATAAAGAAGCTGCCAAACACTAAGGAAGTGACTGATTGGAGAGACCTCGACAAGTTTGTAGCTTCTCAGCTGAGTCAAGAGATTAGATACGGTGGTGGTGATGAAGGTGGTTCGAGCTTTGGAGCTGATACAAATGGTGAAATATCAGATATGGCGGTGCTGTTGTTGCAGTGTAGTAATAATGGTGGAGATGAAGAAGGGAATAAGTTGAATGAGTTATTGAGTTCAGATATTGGAATCTGCTTATTTGATAAATGA